A DNA window from Calliphora vicina chromosome 1, idCalVici1.1, whole genome shotgun sequence contains the following coding sequences:
- the LOC135963370 gene encoding sodium-independent sulfate anion transporter-like translates to MSTLENHTDFQKTNELHTNVDTHFNGSTEFILITDHQTLKSRSREQLDAKSHDHESYLQSCVKSVFRKKILYKRLPILTWLPKYSAADAIGDLIAGITVGLTVIPQGLAYSSVAGLPTQFGLYGAFMGCFVYVLLGTCKDSTVGSTAIASLLTYQVARGVWQRAVLLAFLTGIIEILMAVFRLGFLVDFVSGPVSAGFTSAVALIVSTSQVKNILGVKSEGGSFLQRWISMINDIENVRVNDAILGCCCVIILIILRAIGRVKIGPKEADEQKWHHKVINKCFWFLGVMRNATLVIVCAVASMYLESQGKHYFRLTGNVPEGLPTPALPPFSIEGRPGNSTLGIEPIQGESFLDMINNLGYGLIIVPMIALLENISVCKAFAKGKPIDATQELFAIGVANVANSFFQGYRGNSGLARSAVNNASGVRTPLANLYIGLVVMLALMYLTKYFYFIPLTVLGAIIISAVIFQLQYHVIKPMWRSKRSDLIPGVVAFIACLVLPLEIGILIAIGVNLLFILYHSARPKVSLETIETTEGIRFLKLTPDRCLIFPSVEFVRNLILKSGAKTSLPVVVDCTYVYGADYTAAKVICSMIQDFKLRNQKIIFFNLKPSVVHIFEGLNCKLSLCYNVDCLMQELRKATGVAAPAITTMQLANDNNSTASTITLTKFQINNS, encoded by the exons atgtctACTTTGGAAAATCATacagattttcaaaaaacaaacgaATTACATACAAATGTCGATACGCACTTTAACGGTTCCACCGAATTTATATTAATAACCGATCATCAAACATTGAAATCTCGCAGTCGTGAACAATTAGATGCGAAATCGCATGATCATGAAAGTTATTTGCAGTCATGTGTGAAAAGTGTTTTTCGCAAGAAAATTCTTTACAAACGTTTGCCAATTTTAACATGGCTGCCGAAATACAGTGCCGCAGATGCTATCGGTGATCTGATAGCTGGTATTACGGTCGGTCTTACCGTAATACCTCAGGGTTTAGCTTATTCAAGTGTTGCCGGTCTTCCCACGCAG TTTGGTCTATATGGCGCTTTTATGGGTTGTTTTGTCTACGTCCTACTCGGTACTTGTAAAGATAGCACAGTGGGTTCTACTGCCATTGCGTCCCTATTAACGTATCAAGTCGCTCGTGGTGTTTGGCAAAGAGCTGTCTTGTTGGCATTTCTCACCggtattattgaaatattaatggCAGTATTTCGATTAGGATTTTTGGTGGACTTTGTATCGGGACCTGTAAGTGCTGGTTTTACTAGTGCTGTTGCATTAATTGTTTCTACGTCGCAAGTGAAAAACATATTGGGTGTGAAAAGTGAAGGTGGCTCATTTCTGCAACGATGGATTAGTATGATAAATGATATAGAAAATGTACGCGTGAACGATGCCATCTTGGGCTGTTGTTGTGTTATAATTCTAATCATTTTAAGGGCGATTGGACGTGTTAAAATAGGACCCAAAGAAGCCGATGAACAAAAATGGCATCATAAGGTGATTAATAAATGCTTTTGGTTTTTGGGTGTTATGCGCAATGCTACGCTAGTGATAGTGTGTGCTGTTGCCAGCATGTATTTGGAGTCACAAGGAAAGCATTATTTCCGTTTGACTGGTAATGTACCGGAAGGTTTACCCACCCCAGCTCTGCCACCATTTTCAATTGAAGGTCGACCAGGCAATTCCACCTTGGGCATAGAACCAATACAAGGAGAAAGTTTCCTGGATATGATAAATAATTTGGGTTATGGTTTGATAATTGTGCCCATGATAGCATTGTTGGAAAATATTTCAGTTTGTAAGGCATTTG CTAAGGGAAAACCCATTGATGCTACTCAAGAACTCTTCGCTATTGGTGTGGCTAATGTGGCCAATTCATTTTTCCAAGGATATCGTGGTAATAGTGGCTTGGCACGTTCGGCTGTTAATAATGCCAGTGGTGTAAGAACTCCTTTGGCCAATTTGTACATTGGTTTAGTGGTGATGCTGGCTTTAATGTACTTAACAAAGTATTTCTATTTTATTCCTCTAACGGTTTTGGGCGCCATTATTATTTCAGCCGTTATATTCCAACTGCAATATCATGTCATAAAACCAATGTGGCGCAGTAAAA GATCCGATTTAATACCTGGCGTAGTTGCCTTTATAGCTTGTTTAGTCTTGCCTTTGGAAATCGGTATATTAATAGCCATTGGCGTCAATTTGCTGTTTATACTTTATCATTCAGCTAGACCTAAGGTTTCATTGGAAACAATTGAG ACTACGGAAGGCATTAGGTTCCTTAAATTAACACCTGATCGTTGCTTGATCTTTCCCTCAGTCGAATTTGTGcgcaatttaattttgaaatcgggTGCCAAAACATCTTTACCCGTCGTCGTCGATTGTACTTATGTTTATGGCGCTGACTACACCGCTGCCAAAGTAATTTGTTCAATGATTCAAGATTTTAAACTTCGTAATCAGAAAATAATCTTCTTCAATTTAAAACCGAGTGTTGTGCACATTTTCGAGGGCTTAAATTGTAAGCTGAGCTTGTGCTACAACGTCGATTGTCTGATGCAAGAGTTGAGAAAAGCCACAGGTGTAGCAGCGCCAGCTATAACGACAATGCAGCTAGCTAATGATAATAATAGTACGGCAAGTACTATAACAttaacaaagtttcaaataaacAATTCTTAG